CCAAATGCGCGAAGACCTCCGTGTCCGTTCTTGAGGCGAACACGTGGCCCTTCCTTTCAAGCACCCCCTTAATCTCATCGAAGTTCTCAATCACTCCGTCACCGACCACGGCCACCTGATTGCCGCAGTCTGTGAGGGGGTGGGTGTTCTCGTAGACGGGCCTTCCCCTGCTGGCGTAGCGGACGTGTCCTAGAGCCACGCTCGATGGGATGTTGATCAGGTCTATGTGTTTGGACGCCTCTGTGAGGGGTTTAGGGTGTTTACGGATGACTATCTCGCCGGAGTCGCTGATGTAGGCGAGCCCTGTCCCATCATATCCTCTGTAGGACAGCCTCCTTAACCCCTCGATGATCGCGCCCTCCGGGATCCTGGAGGTGCAGACCACGCCGAATATGCCGCCCAAATCTCAGCCCCTATTGACTTCGCCTCCGGAAGTTTTAACTTATTCGCTTATATCACACAGCACAGCGTTAGTGAGTTTCACAACATCCTCAACCCTCATCTCAATAAGGGTGTGCGTAGTTCCGCCGCCCCCGATCACCCTCTCATGGCTAGCGACGCACTTATCTACAAACGTTCTGAGACCGTGCCCCACCGGCGGCACGGCCCCGACCGGGTAGCCTGTGAACCTTTCCACTTCCCTAGCCTTAGCCATCCTGACCCTACTACCGCACATCACCGCCACCTTACTAAGATCCACCTTCCTGTCACCGCACACTATAGCTATGACCGGCTCTCCCGCCTCACTTAAGAGGAGGAGTGTCTTTATTATCTTGTCAGGGGGCACGCCCAACTGTCTCGACGCGGCATCCACAGTCATGGTGTGTTCCGGTAGCTCAAAAAACCTGTGCCATACCTTCGCGCGCTCCAGGTAGTCCTTCAACTTCACTGCCACGTCTATGGTCCTGCCCGCACTCATGAGGAACACCTGCCCAAATACATTTACCGCCACCTTATTTTAATCCCTAAGCTTCTCGAAGGCCGAGCATCGAGTTTCTGGCTTAATAGCTGAAGGGCAGACTTATAAGGTTATGGCGATATTATATAGTATTTGTAGGTCACGTGAGGTGATGGGGGTTGGATCTCGAGAGCGTGCTCGAGTTTATAGCCTACGAGATTGTGTGGAATCCGCTGTTGCCAGTTATCTTCCTGCTTGCGGGGCTCTACCTAACTGTCGGCACGCGGTTCTTCCAGTTCAGGAAGTTTGGCACCATATTCAGGAACACGTTAGGGAGGGTGGCGGAGGCGCGTGGGGGGAAAGGGCCTGGGATAGTGTCCCAGTTCGCTGCCTGGGCTACAGCGACAGGGGCTACGATAGGCATGGGGAACATAGCTGGGGTCTCCAGCGCGGTGGCGCTAGGAGGGCCTGGTGCGGTATTCTGGATGTGGGTGGCCGCGCTCTTCGGCATGGGCACGAAGTTCGCCGAAGTCGTTCTCGGCGTCAAGTATAGGGAGGTCCTTCCAGACGGGAGGGCTTACGGCGGTCCTCCATACTACATGGAGAAAGGACTTGGTAAGGAGATGCGGTTGCCTGGCTGGGTTTGGAGGACTCTTGCAGCTTTGTTCACGCTCACTTTCTGCTCAACTGCCATAATATCGATGAGTAACTACACGATCATGGAGGGGGCGATGACGTGCTTTCAACTGTCCAGCGAGGTGTCAGCTGTAGTTGGTCTGATCTACGCCCTGCTGGTCACCGCGATATGCATAGGCTTCATACCTAGAGTAGCTAGAGTGGCCGAGCTACTCATGCCGCTGATGGTCGTGATATACATCGGCGGGTGTTTAGGGATTCTGACCACATATGTACAGAACTTACCCAACGCGTTTGCCCAAATATTCACCTACGCATTCACGCCGGCGGCTGCTGTAGGAGGTTTCGCCGGCGTCGCCGTGACTAAAGCCATTCAGGTAGGTGTTGCCAGAAGCGTCTACAGTAATGAGGCTGGGTGGGGAAGCGCCCCTCACATCCACGCCACCGCTATGGTGGACCACCCCGTGAGGCAGGGCATGTGGGGGGTTATGGAGGTTTTCCTTGACACGATTGTAGTATGTTCAATGACAGCTCTCACAGTCATCACGACGGGGGTCTGGCAGACAGGCAGAGGCGGTGTAGGTGCGGTGCTTCAGGCTTTCGCATCAGTCTACGGCCCGCTGGCGCCAGCGATACTCTACTTAACGCTATTACTGTTCGTGCTGACGACGAGCACCGGCTGGTACAGCTACTACGAAGTTGAGGCTAGGTACTGGCTTGGGAGCAGGCCGAGACTCATGAATGCCGTTATAAGATTCTTCCAGATCGGGTCTCCATTCATCGTGTGGGCCGTAGGCGCTACAGCGCTACTCTATGGGGTGGTGCCGGCAGTGTTCTGGGTTCTGGGGGACATCACGGCGGGTCTCCCCGTATACATAAACTTAGTGGTTTTGCTGGTGCTGTCGCCTGTCATATTTAGGGAGGTCAAGGATTTCGAGTCGAGGTTCAGCGCGAGGTGAGCGGTCGAATGTTGATCGGGTTTGTAAATGGTAACATATACGTTTCATTCAAGCCTTTCAGGAAGGCGGAGGCCATGGCCGTCGCGGGTGGAAGGGTTGTCTACGCGGGTAAGAGGGAGGTTGTAGAAGTTGCTGTCAAGGCGCTTGGTGGTGATCTAGTAGATTTAGGGGGTAGGACCGTCCTCCCAGGATTTATAGACGCTCACTTACACCTCGACGAGCTTGGTATGTATCTAAACATGCTGGACCTACGTGGTGTGGGGAGCGTGGCGGAGTTGAAGGAGAGGGTGAGGGAGTATGCTAGGGGTGTAGGGACTACGTGGGTGCTTGGTCATGGGTGGGATCAGGAGCTCTTTAAAGAGGGCAGGTGGCCGACAAGACACGACCTAGACGAGGTTGTCAGCGACAGGCCCGTCATGCTCTCAAGGGTCTGTATGCACGCGGCAGTTCTGAACACGAAGGCTATGGAGATCACGGGGTTAATGCGGCTAGAGTCGCCTGGGCTAATGCGAGATGAGCGCGGGATCCCCACAGGGGTTGTGAAGGAGGAAGCGTTCGACGTGGCTAGGAGGAAGTTTGAGGAGTCGCTAACGGACGAGGACTACGTTAGGCTTCTGGAGGACGCGGCGCGTTTCGCCACGTCGCACGGCGTTACCACAGTTGGATTCGTGAGTTGCGATGTGAGGTCTTTGAAGGCGCTTACCAGATTGAAGGATAAGGGAAGACTTACGACCAGGGTTAGGGTGTACTTAAATCCTGGGGAGGAGTGGGAGGTCTTAAGGATCCTCGAGAAGCTGGGCATGACGAGAGGATTTGGCGACGACTTCCTCAAGATAATGGGGGTCAAGATCCTTGCTGACGGGAGTTTGGGGGCAAGAACCGCGTGGCTCTCGGAACCCTACTCCGACGATCCGACTACCAGCGGCTACCCCAACATAGATGAGGAGAGCCTTAAGAAGCTCGTTAAAGAGGTTCACAAAGCTGGACTGCAGTTAGCGGTCCACGGCATCGGTGATAAGACCATAGACTTGATTCTCGACGCTTACGAGGAGCTTGACGGGGTTAAGGGCAGGAGACACAGGATAGAACACGCCTCAGTCCTGAGGGAGGATCAGGTTGAGAGGATGGCTAGGTTAGGTGTGGTTGCCTCAGTACAGCCTCACTTCGTAATAACTGACTGGTGGGTCAAGAACAGGGTCGGTGAGGGAAGAGTGCGGTGGGTCTATCCCTTCAAGACTATGACTGAAAGGGGGATTAAGCTGGGGTTCTCTACCGACAGCCCTGTGGAGGTCCTGAACCCATGGGAGACTGTGTACGCGGCCGTGACTAGAGGTAGACATGAGAAAATCCCACTCTACGAGGATACAGAGAGGGAGCGCCTCACTGTGAGGGAGGCACTCCACGCATACACTTGGGGCTCCGCATACATAATGTTTGAGGAGGACAGCCTGGGAAGTCTCGAGGAGGGTAAACTAGCAGACTTCATAGTGGTTGATAAAGACCCCTTAACAGTCGATGAGATAGAGTTAAGGAATTTGAAGGTACTTGAGACTTATGTCGGAGGTAGAAAGCAGGATTTCAAATCTCATTAGCTGATATAGGTCGCTCCGACCTCCTCCCAGTCCTAAAGGGAACTCACTGCCCCGTGTAGTCCATTGGTTCGCGATTTACCGCTTAACCTTCATAGCTTCGTCGCTGGTGGGTGCTGTATGCACTCATACTGTTCCACCCGTACGCGGGGGATCGGGGACTGAAGACTCAAACTCATCATCACTACCCCTCGATGTAGAGAGCCCACATTCACACCTCATTAGAGATACTGCTCCGTTTGGATCTACATAAGTGACCATCTACGTGAAGGGGGCTTGTTAACAACCATAGCAGCCTCGGCTTCAACAGGCA
This portion of the Zestosphaera sp. genome encodes:
- a CDS encoding amino acid carrier protein, with protein sequence MDLESVLEFIAYEIVWNPLLPVIFLLAGLYLTVGTRFFQFRKFGTIFRNTLGRVAEARGGKGPGIVSQFAAWATATGATIGMGNIAGVSSAVALGGPGAVFWMWVAALFGMGTKFAEVVLGVKYREVLPDGRAYGGPPYYMEKGLGKEMRLPGWVWRTLAALFTLTFCSTAIISMSNYTIMEGAMTCFQLSSEVSAVVGLIYALLVTAICIGFIPRVARVAELLMPLMVVIYIGGCLGILTTYVQNLPNAFAQIFTYAFTPAAAVGGFAGVAVTKAIQVGVARSVYSNEAGWGSAPHIHATAMVDHPVRQGMWGVMEVFLDTIVVCSMTALTVITTGVWQTGRGGVGAVLQAFASVYGPLAPAILYLTLLLFVLTTSTGWYSYYEVEARYWLGSRPRLMNAVIRFFQIGSPFIVWAVGATALLYGVVPAVFWVLGDITAGLPVYINLVVLLVLSPVIFREVKDFESRFSAR
- a CDS encoding amidohydrolase translates to MLIGFVNGNIYVSFKPFRKAEAMAVAGGRVVYAGKREVVEVAVKALGGDLVDLGGRTVLPGFIDAHLHLDELGMYLNMLDLRGVGSVAELKERVREYARGVGTTWVLGHGWDQELFKEGRWPTRHDLDEVVSDRPVMLSRVCMHAAVLNTKAMEITGLMRLESPGLMRDERGIPTGVVKEEAFDVARRKFEESLTDEDYVRLLEDAARFATSHGVTTVGFVSCDVRSLKALTRLKDKGRLTTRVRVYLNPGEEWEVLRILEKLGMTRGFGDDFLKIMGVKILADGSLGARTAWLSEPYSDDPTTSGYPNIDEESLKKLVKEVHKAGLQLAVHGIGDKTIDLILDAYEELDGVKGRRHRIEHASVLREDQVERMARLGVVASVQPHFVITDWWVKNRVGEGRVRWVYPFKTMTERGIKLGFSTDSPVEVLNPWETVYAAVTRGRHEKIPLYEDTERERLTVREALHAYTWGSAYIMFEEDSLGSLEEGKLADFIVVDKDPLTVDEIELRNLKVLETYVGGRKQDFKSH
- a CDS encoding aminoacyl-tRNA deacylase; the encoded protein is MSAGRTIDVAVKLKDYLERAKVWHRFFELPEHTMTVDAASRQLGVPPDKIIKTLLLLSEAGEPVIAIVCGDRKVDLSKVAVMCGSRVRMAKAREVERFTGYPVGAVPPVGHGLRTFVDKCVASHERVIGGGGTTHTLIEMRVEDVVKLTNAVLCDISE